A segment of the Lentimicrobiaceae bacterium genome:
CAAAATGACCTTGATTATGAAGATACCCTTATAATTAGAAGAGAGATAAATTCTGCCGGAAAATCAAGGGCATTTATTAACGATACGCCGGTAACTCTTTCGCAACTGAAAGAGATTAGCGAAAAACTTGTAGACATCCATTCGCAACATGAAACAGTTGAACTGAATACATATAGTTTCCAGATGGATTTGGTAGATGATTTTGCCGGAAATCAACAATTGTTGAAAGAATATAAATTACATTTTCGGGAATATATGGCACTAAAAGCCCTTCTTTCTGCATTACGCGAGAAAGAAAAACAATCCAAAACAGACCAGGATTATTATGCTTTTTTGTTGAACGAACTGAATGAAGCCCATCTTGTTATAGGTGAGCAAACAGCACTTGAAACCGAATTGGATTTGTTAACACATTCTGAAACAATAAAAACCAGTTTGTTTGCCGCTTCACAAATACTTCAATCCAGCGAAGAGAACGTAACAGGGAAATTAAATGAAGTTGCTTCGGTTTTGAAGAATATTGCAAGACTGCATCCCGAAATAGAATCTTACCTGATAAGAATTCAGGAGTCTATTGTTGAACTGAAAGATGTGGCGAGTGATATCGAAAAATTGCATGAAAAAGTGAATTTTGATC
Coding sequences within it:
- a CDS encoding AAA family ATPase, translated to MLVHLRIENYALIRHLSIPFNEGFTVITGETGAGKSILLGALSLILGQRADTQVLMDKSKKCFVEGTFKITGYDLNSFFEQNDLDYEDTLIIRREINSAGKSRAFINDTPVTLSQLKEISEKLVDIHSQHETVELNTYSFQMDLVDDFAGNQQLLKEYKLHFREYMALKALLSALREKEKQSKTDQDYYAFLLNELNEAHLVIGEQTALETELDLLTHSETIKTSLFAASQILQSSEENVTGKLNEVASVLKNIARLHPEIESYLIRIQESIVELKDVASDIEKLHEKVNFDQERIEQINQRLQLIFHLEQKHRVANPDELIKMQEKIAARLNAISHLDTEIAESENIFFTLEKQLFTLANQIVQSRNSVKKPMETAIVSVLNELGMPDSRFSVDQQVGDELTGNGIDKIRFL